The following are encoded together in the Haloarcula laminariae genome:
- a CDS encoding potassium channel family protein translates to MYIIIVGAGDIGSPLINIATRTGNEVVVIEEDTGKADEIASEFDCLVLNADATTKETLQDAGADRADAIISTTDQDATNVMVCLLSKEFDIPAVTSVVHNAEHMNLFRQIEVNTIENPQQLIAEHLYRAVARPAIVDYMRIGDDAEVFEITVTEDAPVAGKSLTEAGEEGILLDDVLIVAIAREGEDRPLTPRGNTRIEPGDLLTVYSAAGANPALTDIFGHYEDRTV, encoded by the coding sequence ATGTACATCATAATCGTTGGCGCTGGCGATATCGGATCACCACTGATCAACATCGCCACGCGAACCGGAAACGAGGTCGTCGTCATCGAGGAAGACACAGGCAAAGCCGACGAGATAGCAAGCGAGTTCGACTGCCTGGTTCTCAATGCGGATGCGACCACCAAAGAGACGCTGCAGGATGCTGGAGCTGACCGGGCTGATGCCATCATCTCGACGACGGACCAGGACGCGACCAACGTCATGGTCTGTCTGCTTTCGAAAGAGTTCGACATTCCGGCAGTCACGTCAGTCGTTCATAATGCGGAGCACATGAACCTCTTCCGCCAGATCGAGGTGAACACGATTGAAAACCCACAGCAACTCATCGCCGAACATCTCTATCGTGCGGTTGCCAGACCAGCTATCGTCGATTACATGCGAATCGGTGATGACGCGGAGGTGTTCGAAATCACAGTGACGGAGGACGCGCCAGTCGCTGGCAAGTCACTCACAGAGGCGGGTGAGGAGGGTATACTTCTGGATGATGTTTTGATCGTAGCCATCGCCCGTGAGGGCGAAGATAGGCCACTGACACCGCGCGGGAATACGCGAATCGAGCCCGGCGATCTGTTGACAGTCTACTCCGCAGCCGGTGCAAACCCAGCGCTCACGGACATCTTCGGCCATTACGAAGACCGAACGGTGTAA
- a CDS encoding universal stress protein yields MAHAETSLKEFLERSETPDAPPRILYPIFSSHDSFTFETALNIAEGVGGKLIVLDLLTDDSLQSAEITHVGRKLLQANLDENHTADAHLIVEETSSPLKTAIKVAQQRDIQLVVLDEHTPDLFGEGLRGDAADRMRKKASCDVLSVTYSRAGPGIASVLVPVAEGKHSGLGVIVGGALGVGADAPVDLFHVSEEKTDAEVSRVSDLFERARDRLPESVELDTWHLEAPDVAEAIINESAHYDVTLIGKPSQSGLREFVTGSITAAVTKESENAVLTVQRNGDSGFSFEQG; encoded by the coding sequence ATGGCTCACGCTGAAACGAGTCTCAAAGAGTTTCTGGAACGGTCCGAGACTCCAGATGCTCCACCACGTATTCTGTATCCGATTTTCAGTTCACACGATAGTTTCACGTTCGAGACTGCATTGAATATCGCAGAGGGCGTGGGGGGTAAACTCATCGTACTGGATTTGCTTACAGACGACAGCCTCCAGAGTGCAGAGATCACTCATGTCGGTCGAAAGCTACTGCAAGCCAACCTGGACGAGAACCACACGGCCGACGCTCACCTGATTGTCGAGGAAACGAGCAGTCCACTCAAAACAGCGATCAAAGTAGCGCAGCAACGAGATATCCAGCTTGTCGTCCTTGATGAACACACTCCCGATCTGTTCGGGGAGGGGCTTCGCGGTGACGCGGCCGACCGGATGAGAAAAAAAGCATCGTGTGACGTCCTTTCGGTCACATACTCTCGTGCCGGTCCGGGTATCGCATCAGTACTCGTCCCGGTCGCCGAGGGGAAACATTCTGGCCTCGGTGTCATCGTCGGGGGCGCCCTCGGAGTGGGTGCGGACGCACCCGTCGACCTCTTTCACGTGTCCGAGGAGAAAACCGATGCTGAAGTATCACGGGTCTCGGACCTGTTCGAACGGGCTCGGGACCGCCTCCCTGAATCGGTCGAACTGGACACATGGCACCTCGAAGCGCCCGACGTCGCCGAGGCAATCATCAACGAGTCCGCACATTACGACGTGACTTTAATAGGCAAACCGAGCCAAAGCGGTCTCCGGGAGTTCGTTACGGGCTCGATTACAGCAGCTGTGACCAAAGAGTCGGAAAACGCCGTCCTTACAGTACAGCGAAACGGTGATTCTGGATTCAGCTTCGAGCAGGGGTAG
- a CDS encoding DHH family phosphoesterase, producing the protein MHPAHELNELLSDGETLTIVCHNNPDPDCLASAFALGRIAMAAGIDEHHILYSGDISHQQNRAFVNLLDIDVKPFEPGVVQDRPEGSLLAFVDHSVPGANNRVPEATPVDIVIDHHPSEKIEAQFIDHREQVGATATILTEYVRELATEMDAALGTALLFAIRRETLGFLRGVTRDEYDAAGWLHDHADSALLRTLSNPSVTSATVDAIAEAITNRSVRGSVLISGIGRTSERDALPQAADYLATLEGVETAIVFGIVEDGVQLSARSTDSRIHIGDVLDKAFSDVGSAGGHREMAGGEVPLGIFADYTTDDDQLFAIVEQVMSARLIAELNLTAETETQTKLDGEDA; encoded by the coding sequence ATGCATCCGGCACATGAACTCAACGAACTCCTCTCTGATGGCGAGACGCTCACCATCGTCTGTCACAACAACCCGGATCCTGATTGTCTCGCAAGCGCGTTCGCGTTAGGTCGGATTGCGATGGCCGCCGGCATTGACGAACACCACATTCTGTACAGCGGTGATATCTCCCATCAGCAGAATCGGGCATTCGTCAACCTCCTTGATATCGATGTGAAGCCGTTCGAGCCCGGGGTCGTCCAAGACCGCCCCGAGGGGTCACTGCTTGCGTTCGTCGATCATTCGGTTCCGGGGGCGAACAATCGGGTCCCGGAGGCAACCCCGGTCGATATCGTGATCGACCACCATCCGAGCGAGAAAATCGAGGCGCAGTTCATCGATCATCGTGAGCAGGTCGGCGCGACGGCGACGATTCTGACGGAGTACGTACGAGAATTAGCTACCGAGATGGATGCCGCCCTCGGCACGGCGCTCCTGTTCGCAATCCGTCGCGAGACGCTCGGGTTCCTCCGCGGCGTGACACGCGACGAGTACGACGCTGCGGGCTGGCTCCACGACCACGCCGACAGTGCGTTACTCCGGACGCTCTCGAACCCGTCGGTCACCAGCGCGACCGTCGACGCCATCGCGGAGGCGATCACGAATCGGAGCGTCCGTGGCTCGGTCCTCATCTCGGGGATTGGTCGGACCAGCGAGCGTGACGCGTTACCCCAAGCGGCCGACTACCTCGCGACCTTGGAGGGTGTCGAGACGGCTATCGTCTTCGGTATCGTCGAGGACGGGGTTCAACTGTCCGCCCGGTCGACCGATTCTCGGATCCACATCGGCGACGTGCTCGACAAGGCATTTTCTGACGTCGGCAGCGCCGGCGGTCACCGCGAGATGGCCGGTGGCGAAGTGCCACTCGGTATTTTCGCGGACTATACCACTGACGATGACCAGCTGTTCGCAATCGTTGAACAGGTTATGAGTGCTCGTCTCATTGCCGAACTCAATCTCACGGCAGAGACGGAGACACAGACCAAACTGGACGGTGAAGACGCTTGA
- a CDS encoding TrkA C-terminal domain-containing protein, producing the protein MLASIVLYEEILSPSTQLKLVRTEAPGVVGESLGEADIRNRTGCTVIAAERNGTVITNPGAPFVIERGDELVVAGVFGGIDTSITLYHVAEAEETDEDIGTLLDGMVDRLGDLGVDEPRIETRVERDQGPLDAIVDAAEAFDAVVMGETDPSLVTFVFGMPADQVADQFLGPVLVVQREPAANDEDASPTHPK; encoded by the coding sequence ATGCTCGCGTCGATCGTTCTCTATGAAGAGATCCTGTCTCCAAGCACGCAGCTCAAACTCGTTCGAACGGAGGCTCCGGGTGTGGTTGGCGAGTCGCTCGGTGAGGCAGACATCCGGAATCGAACGGGATGTACCGTGATCGCCGCCGAACGGAACGGGACCGTCATCACCAATCCCGGTGCCCCTTTTGTGATCGAACGTGGTGACGAACTCGTCGTCGCCGGCGTGTTCGGGGGGATAGACACATCGATAACGCTGTACCACGTCGCCGAGGCGGAGGAAACGGACGAAGACATTGGGACACTACTCGATGGGATGGTCGATCGGCTGGGTGATCTCGGTGTCGATGAACCGAGAATCGAGACGCGGGTTGAGCGAGATCAGGGGCCCCTTGATGCGATCGTCGATGCAGCTGAGGCGTTCGATGCCGTCGTGATGGGTGAAACGGATCCGTCGCTCGTGACGTTCGTGTTCGGGATGCCGGCCGACCAGGTCGCAGACCAGTTCCTCGGACCCGTTCTGGTTGTCCAGCGTGAACCGGCGGCAAATGACGAGGACGCATCACCTACACATCCCAAATGA
- a CDS encoding universal stress protein: MSDDSEQAEVRITTQKQSSDSDDESYLRSGPLIQAPDYTIIVPVTETLLDTYTGINVRRFLQTAVALAAENDGRVLLLAVETVSDEAALETVREYVQTGQPSEDEPDTPIETIEERRRQLAEMVDVAQELTPSVPVGAAVRTVTDLTEGILDVLDGETETAVLLPRGTGLDEGWLLNRSSIDTILADAECDVFVEKMGAQGGENALYVPSADEHIVASLAESEAETIDSILVPVGAGPHSALAAEAARAVAHAADASVTVFHVIAPDSATDAGSDGEDLLRFAEYVLGPDVATATELEEAADTTDAIVEKAKSHDLVSIGAPEEKSRLEQVIYGSVEDTLSDLSRATVLMSRDSDQTMRSLYYRWKRGIEKGDNSGESENGSS; the protein is encoded by the coding sequence ATGTCTGATGACTCTGAGCAGGCTGAAGTTCGAATCACCACTCAAAAGCAATCGTCCGACTCGGATGATGAGTCATACCTCCGTAGCGGCCCGCTTATCCAGGCGCCGGATTACACTATCATCGTTCCTGTCACCGAGACGCTGCTCGACACGTATACAGGGATCAACGTCCGCCGGTTCCTCCAGACAGCGGTCGCACTGGCAGCTGAGAACGACGGCCGGGTGCTCTTACTCGCCGTCGAGACTGTTAGCGACGAAGCGGCGTTGGAAACCGTTCGGGAGTACGTACAAACGGGGCAACCGAGTGAGGACGAGCCAGACACCCCCATAGAAACCATCGAAGAGAGACGGAGACAGTTAGCGGAGATGGTTGATGTGGCGCAAGAACTCACCCCGAGTGTTCCAGTCGGTGCAGCCGTCCGGACTGTAACTGATCTAACGGAGGGTATTCTCGATGTTCTAGACGGTGAGACCGAGACAGCTGTCCTGCTGCCGCGTGGGACCGGGCTCGACGAGGGCTGGTTACTCAATCGAAGTTCGATTGACACGATTCTTGCTGACGCTGAGTGTGACGTTTTTGTCGAAAAAATGGGGGCACAGGGAGGGGAGAACGCGTTGTATGTCCCGAGTGCCGATGAGCACATTGTGGCATCGCTCGCCGAATCGGAAGCGGAAACGATAGACTCCATACTGGTACCTGTTGGAGCGGGCCCACACTCTGCCCTTGCTGCAGAAGCAGCGCGTGCAGTAGCACATGCCGCTGACGCATCGGTCACCGTTTTCCACGTCATCGCTCCCGATTCAGCTACTGATGCCGGGAGTGACGGTGAAGATCTGCTGAGGTTCGCTGAATACGTTCTTGGACCTGACGTGGCGACTGCAACAGAACTCGAAGAGGCTGCTGATACGACTGACGCGATTGTCGAGAAAGCCAAGTCGCATGACCTCGTATCGATAGGAGCGCCGGAGGAGAAATCCCGCCTAGAACAAGTAATCTACGGGTCTGTAGAGGATACGCTCTCTGATCTCAGTCGGGCAACCGTACTCATGTCGCGTGACTCTGATCAGACCATGCGTTCACTCTACTACCGGTGGAAACGGGGTATTGAGAAAGGAGACAACAGTGGCGAGTCTGAAAATGGGTCTTCATGA
- a CDS encoding helix-turn-helix domain-containing protein encodes MSKAAGDPERAINGLMSIAQLLEEPRLARLYTFVLRDGEATIDDIVAALDMPRTTAYSDMGTLVDLGVVTRDEAQKTHTYSAVPITLTADLDGDEYTVTPTLIEAVGRSPQDQDLDLLLEKYGLGKLAAALTYAIPYADGGMSERVAARELDLQYAFAIAVLQALQEVVQDMESADPYFEDIRNARDQSPSAED; translated from the coding sequence ATGTCGAAAGCTGCGGGCGATCCGGAACGGGCTATCAACGGTCTCATGTCGATTGCACAGCTGCTGGAAGAGCCACGGCTGGCCCGGCTCTACACGTTCGTCCTTCGCGATGGAGAGGCCACTATCGACGATATCGTTGCAGCGCTAGATATGCCTCGGACGACGGCGTATTCGGATATGGGGACGCTCGTGGACCTCGGTGTGGTCACACGAGACGAGGCCCAGAAAACTCACACGTATTCTGCAGTCCCGATCACGCTTACTGCGGATCTCGACGGTGACGAGTACACTGTCACTCCAACTCTCATCGAGGCTGTTGGCCGCTCACCTCAGGATCAGGATCTCGACCTACTCTTGGAAAAATACGGGCTTGGGAAGCTTGCGGCTGCACTCACGTATGCAATCCCCTATGCCGATGGTGGGATGTCCGAACGGGTCGCAGCTCGCGAACTCGATTTGCAATACGCCTTTGCGATTGCTGTGTTACAAGCACTCCAAGAGGTCGTTCAGGATATGGAGTCTGCTGACCCCTACTTCGAAGATATTCGGAACGCTCGCGATCAGTCTCCGTCAGCGGAGGACTGA
- a CDS encoding universal stress protein: MSPSFFQRVVVPVANEDDAKATVAALRPYVAESDCTVIAAHVIEKAGGAPDKASVEQREQFARDVFAVVTDGLADTDIALETELLYGTEIASTLIDAAHELDASAIVFTPRGGSRWRKLLSGDVTHNLVNNSDIPILALPDREVSGA; this comes from the coding sequence ATGTCCCCGTCGTTTTTCCAGCGCGTCGTCGTGCCAGTCGCCAACGAAGACGACGCGAAGGCAACAGTTGCCGCCCTTCGCCCGTACGTAGCGGAGTCAGATTGCACTGTAATTGCCGCCCACGTCATCGAGAAAGCCGGTGGAGCACCGGACAAGGCGTCAGTCGAACAGCGAGAACAGTTTGCGAGAGACGTATTCGCTGTCGTTACCGATGGGCTCGCTGATACTGATATCGCACTCGAAACAGAGCTCCTCTACGGCACCGAGATCGCATCGACACTCATCGATGCAGCACACGAACTCGACGCCAGTGCAATCGTGTTCACGCCCCGTGGCGGGAGCCGATGGCGGAAACTGTTGAGCGGGGACGTTACGCACAATCTCGTCAACAACAGCGACATCCCGATTCTAGCGCTCCCCGACCGTGAGGTGAGCGGCGCGTGA
- a CDS encoding potassium channel family protein → MYVIIIGAGRTGSTVTNLATQDDHEVVVIERDTELAEEVSATYDCMVINADAASKDILLEAGIEEADALISTTESDSVNLMVTMFGKQYGVETLVSSINDPAHMELFEDLGVSIVESPHRLNGQYLYRAVQHPAIQDFMPIAGQAEIFEATVDTGAPIDGLNLIEADNDDLLPEETIIVAIVRDDELLIPQGETEIRAGDTVTIFARNGATSQITDVFTGS, encoded by the coding sequence ATGTATGTAATCATCATCGGCGCAGGCCGCACAGGTAGCACCGTTACCAATCTCGCAACGCAGGACGACCACGAGGTGGTCGTCATCGAACGCGACACCGAACTAGCCGAGGAAGTGAGTGCGACCTACGACTGCATGGTCATCAACGCCGACGCGGCGTCGAAAGACATCCTGCTCGAAGCCGGCATCGAGGAGGCGGACGCACTCATCTCGACGACAGAGAGCGACTCGGTGAACCTCATGGTGACCATGTTCGGGAAGCAGTACGGGGTCGAGACGCTCGTGAGTTCGATCAACGACCCCGCGCATATGGAACTATTTGAGGACCTTGGCGTGAGTATCGTCGAGAGTCCCCATCGTCTCAATGGTCAGTATCTCTACCGGGCAGTCCAGCATCCAGCGATTCAGGACTTCATGCCCATCGCCGGCCAAGCTGAAATCTTCGAGGCGACAGTCGATACGGGCGCTCCAATTGACGGCCTCAATCTAATCGAGGCCGACAACGACGACCTGCTGCCTGAAGAGACGATTATTGTCGCCATCGTCCGCGACGACGAACTGCTAATTCCACAGGGAGAGACCGAGATCCGTGCTGGTGACACCGTCACAATTTTCGCCAGAAACGGGGCGACGAGCCAGATTACCGACGTATTCACAGGGTCATAA
- a CDS encoding recombinase family protein: MPEIGIYARVSTTEQDPQRQLDELREFAKSTYDEPEIHTYVDIISGTETERGEEYQRLRVDIKDGALDVVVVHELSRLSRLGAGEIHEFLEFCLSHETGIQDLEVGLEISLEDDLVDRAVSQLIAGVMGDLARVEHKQKLRRIQSGIDAAKEAGRWIGRPPAGFDVEDGYLQVNADEFLTIRRALERVEHGYTYAEAADGTPVAESTLRALYDDRLDLYFYAEAEDERLQAAAQELEPLEEPAIPDDTSLPEQEIRAIVRDEINRHQQ; the protein is encoded by the coding sequence ATGCCCGAGATTGGCATCTACGCCCGTGTCTCAACGACAGAACAAGACCCGCAACGACAGCTCGACGAACTTCGAGAGTTCGCCAAAAGCACGTACGACGAGCCAGAGATTCACACCTACGTTGATATCATCAGCGGGACTGAAACTGAGCGTGGTGAAGAATACCAGCGACTCCGTGTAGATATCAAAGACGGGGCCTTGGACGTCGTCGTTGTCCACGAACTCTCACGTCTTTCTCGACTCGGCGCCGGCGAAATCCACGAGTTCCTCGAGTTCTGTCTCAGTCACGAAACGGGCATCCAAGATTTAGAAGTCGGACTCGAAATCAGCCTTGAGGATGACCTCGTCGACAGAGCGGTGAGTCAGCTTATCGCCGGTGTGATGGGCGACCTCGCCCGGGTTGAGCACAAACAGAAGCTCCGCCGGATTCAATCAGGTATTGACGCTGCGAAAGAGGCCGGCCGATGGATTGGACGGCCGCCAGCTGGGTTCGATGTCGAAGACGGCTATCTCCAGGTCAACGCTGACGAGTTCCTGACTATTCGACGTGCACTCGAACGCGTCGAACACGGCTACACCTACGCTGAAGCAGCTGACGGAACACCTGTTGCCGAGTCAACGCTGCGAGCCCTCTACGACGACCGACTTGACCTCTATTTCTACGCCGAAGCTGAAGATGAACGACTCCAAGCTGCCGCTCAGGAACTTGAACCACTCGAGGAACCGGCTATTCCCGATGACACAAGCCTCCCGGAGCAGGAAATCAGGGCCATCGTTCGCGATGAGATCAACCGTCATCAGCAGTAA
- a CDS encoding TrkH family potassium uptake protein yields the protein MLAPLLVSLVYQEWYSALSFLIAAGLTALAGGAAYKVCEDAPEPKRHHAMIVAALGWVATAAFGALPFVIAAYITPPAVLESFVPAGASYQSSLLNFQNPLHAFFESMSGYTTTGLTMSVHEPSVGHGFLWYRSQMQWIGGAGMIVLSLAILRQPHGTAGISLYQSEARSEKLRPSIVGTAREIWKIYVGVTALVAVYLAAATFLVTPSYGIEPTLFDAVNHAMTGQSTGGFSTLDASIAGYDSYAMELVHIPAMITGAISIPVYYGVLSERDIREFTRDPQVRVLFGFFVVGVVGLTAFLARWVGVPYNGDPIAYVGRVATSQAFRDGLFQFISAQTTTGWQTSAIGDWNNGAVMFIVFGAMLLGGSAGATVGGIKLLRGYIIARGISWEVTRVFLPDHAIDDLRIGQRIFKTDEANDEIRAATTFAFVYLVLLVLSLFVLLAVLPADFTLADGIFEVATAQGTVGLSSGITGPDMPVTAEVLFIIQMWMGRLEIIPVLVLINALFRR from the coding sequence ATGCTGGCACCGTTGCTCGTCTCGCTGGTCTATCAAGAGTGGTACAGCGCACTATCCTTCCTAATCGCTGCAGGCCTCACTGCGCTCGCTGGCGGGGCAGCGTACAAGGTGTGCGAGGATGCCCCTGAACCCAAACGCCATCACGCGATGATCGTCGCGGCCCTCGGATGGGTCGCTACGGCAGCGTTCGGTGCCCTGCCGTTCGTTATCGCGGCCTACATCACGCCGCCGGCAGTACTCGAATCCTTCGTGCCGGCAGGCGCGAGCTATCAGTCTAGTCTCCTCAACTTCCAGAATCCGCTCCACGCTTTCTTCGAGAGCATGAGCGGGTATACGACGACGGGCCTGACGATGAGCGTTCACGAACCGTCGGTAGGCCACGGGTTCCTCTGGTACCGCTCGCAGATGCAGTGGATCGGCGGCGCGGGAATGATCGTCCTCTCGCTGGCGATTCTCCGACAACCCCACGGAACTGCCGGGATTTCGTTGTACCAGTCGGAAGCCCGAAGCGAGAAGCTACGGCCGAGCATCGTGGGCACCGCGCGTGAAATCTGGAAGATCTACGTCGGCGTCACCGCACTGGTCGCCGTCTATCTGGCGGCGGCGACGTTCCTCGTGACTCCGAGCTACGGCATCGAGCCGACGCTCTTCGACGCGGTCAATCACGCGATGACTGGCCAGTCGACTGGCGGATTCAGCACACTTGATGCGTCCATTGCCGGCTACGACTCCTACGCCATGGAGCTCGTTCACATCCCGGCGATGATTACCGGGGCCATCTCGATTCCGGTCTACTACGGGGTGCTCTCCGAGCGTGACATCCGGGAGTTCACGCGTGACCCGCAGGTCAGAGTGCTGTTTGGGTTCTTCGTCGTCGGTGTGGTCGGTCTGACGGCGTTCCTCGCTCGGTGGGTCGGCGTGCCCTACAACGGTGACCCGATAGCGTACGTCGGACGTGTGGCGACGAGCCAGGCGTTCCGTGACGGGCTCTTCCAGTTTATCAGCGCACAGACGACGACGGGGTGGCAGACATCCGCCATTGGCGACTGGAACAACGGCGCGGTCATGTTCATCGTCTTCGGCGCGATGTTGCTCGGTGGCTCCGCCGGTGCGACGGTCGGCGGTATCAAGCTCCTCCGTGGCTACATCATCGCCCGCGGCATCAGTTGGGAGGTCACTCGCGTGTTCCTCCCTGACCACGCTATCGACGACCTCCGTATCGGCCAGCGGATATTCAAAACCGATGAGGCAAACGACGAGATCCGCGCCGCGACGACGTTTGCGTTCGTGTACCTCGTCTTGCTCGTCCTCTCGCTGTTCGTCCTGTTGGCAGTGCTCCCGGCGGATTTCACACTTGCCGATGGGATATTCGAGGTAGCGACGGCACAGGGGACTGTCGGTCTGTCGTCGGGGATTACTGGCCCGGATATGCCGGTCACTGCTGAAGTCCTGTTCATCATCCAGATGTGGATGGGGCGGCTCGAAATTATCCCCGTCCTCGTCCTGATTAACGCGCTCTTCAGGCGGTGA